TTGCTAGCGACCCCAAAGTGCTATTGGCCGATGAACCTACCGGAGCTTTAGACACTAAAACGTCGTACGAGGTAATGGAACTTATTCAAGGCATTAACGACGAAGGAAAAACAATACTCATTGTAACTCACGAGGAAGATATTGCGCATATGACCAAACGTATTGTAAACTTAAAAGACGGCCTAATTATAGACGATTCGGTTGTAAATCAAGTTAGAGCAAAAAGCGAAGTTTATGTTTAGTCTCGAGCGCTGGCAAGAAATTTTTGAAGCGATTCGTAAAAACAAATTGCGTACTTTTTTAACAGGGCTTTCCGTGGCTTCGGGAATTTTTATTTTGGTTATTCTTTTGGCAATTGGGCAAGGCATGTCTAATGGTGTCGCTAAGCAATTTGAAAGCGATGCAACTAATCGTATTAGTGTTTGGACAAATGTTACTTCAGTAGAATACAAAGGAATGAACCCAGGCCGCAGAATAGAAATTGACAATCGCGATTTTGATATGGCGGTTAAAAAAAACAGCGAGAAAATAGAACTTAAATCTGGAGTGTACAGCAGATGGGGGCAATTAACTACATATAAAAAGGAAAGCGGAAGTTACCGAATTGAAGGCGTTGGTGGCGATTATCAATTTCTTGAAAACGCAACCTTGGTGGCGGGTAGATATATTAACCAAATAGATATAAATGCTTTCGAAAAAAACGCCGTAATAGGAAATCAAGTTTATTTAGATCTGTTTAAAGGAAAAAATGCCATTGGCGAATACCTTGATATTACTGGAATTAAGTTTAAAGTAGTAGGAATTTACACCGATCCAGGAGGAGAGCGCGAAGAAACGCGAATCTTTATTCCATTAACAACGGCACAACGTGTTTATAACGCAGGCGATAAACTTAGATCTATTGCCTTTACCCTTCAAAAGCACGATAAATACGAAGATGCACTAGCGGCTTCTGAAGCTTTTTCGGCCTCATTAGAAGCAGATTTAAAGGCCAGACATACAATTGCACCCGGTGATACCAGAGCAGTAAACGTGAATAACACTTTAGAACGAGCTAAGCGTTTTTACGACCTTAACAATATGATCCGATGGTTTTTCTGGGGAGTGGGAATCTGTACCATCATTGCTGGTGTTGTGGGGGTAAGTAATATTATGTTAATTATTGTAAAGGAACGCACCAAAGAAATCGGAGTTCGTAAAGCAATTGGCGCCCAACCCTGGTCTATTATTGGTATGATTCTTCATGAGTCTATTTTTGTAACTGCAATTGCAGGTTTTGTTGGCTTAATTTTTAGTCTGGTACTGTTACAAATAGTGGGGCCCTTTATTGAAACGGAATACATTAGAAATCCGTCCGTAGATTTTTCGGTAGCAATTACCACCGTAATTATTCTTGTAGTGGCTGGGGCCGTAGCTGGATTCTTTCCCGCCTACCGAGCTGCAAATATTAAACCCATAGATGCTTTGCGCGATGAGTAAACTATTTAGTAGAGACAGTTGGGCCGAAATAATTGAAGCCCTTAGCAGCAATTGGTTCCGGACCGTAATGACGGCTTTTGGAGTGCTTTGGGGGATTTTTATTTTGGTGATTTTATTGGCTGCAGGTAATGGTTTGGAGAATGGTATTAAGCAAGGATTCAACGGAATGGCTACTAATTCAATGTTTATGTGGTCGCAAACTGCCTCACAACCCTATAAAGGTTTGCCTAAAGGGCGCAGATATAACTTTAAAACAGACGATATTGCTGCTATAAAACAAAATGTGCCAGGCTTGCGCTTTGTTTCGCCCAGAAATCAATTGGGAGGTTTTCGCGGAAGTAACAATGTTGTGCGCGGACTTCAAACGGGGGCATTTAATGTTTATGGCGATTATCCCGAAATAATTGAGCAACAACCCATGGACATCACTTCCGGCCGATTTATAAATTATTCAGATATAAACGAAAAACGCAAAGTGGCAATTATTGGCAGTGGTGTTCAGAGCGCATTGTACAATCCCGGAGAAGAAGTTATTGGCTCCTACCTCAAGATAAATGGTGTAAATTTTATGGTAATCGGCACCTACAAAAAGAAAGGCAATAACGGTGATCCCGAAGAAATGCAAAAGGAAATTTATGTTCCGTTTACTTCCTTCTCCCAAGCCTTTAATATGGGCGATATTGTAGGATGGATGGCTATTACTGCTCAAGATGAATTTTCTATTACCGAATTAAAATCGCAGGTTTTTGATGTTATTAAAACCCGGCACACTATAAATCCGAACGACGATCGCGCCATAGGAAATTTTGATTTGTATCAAGAATTTAGCAAGATAACTGGGCTGTTTACCGCACTTAACTTTGTTGCCTATTTTGTTGGTATTTTAGTGCTGCTTTCAGGAATTATAGGCATTAGTAACATTATGCTAATTGTTGTAAAGGAGCGAACAAAGGAAATCGGTATCCGCCGTGCACTGGGGGCAACACCGTGGAGCATTCGATCGCAAATATTATTGGAATCTATTTTCCTAACCATCGTTTCGGGTATGGCAGGCATTGTATTGGCCTCGGGTGTACTATGGCTTGTAAATTATAAATTGAATGAGATGGACACCAGCGAAATGATGTTTATTAATCCATCGGTAAATATTGGCGTTGTATTTATTGCGCTAACAATATTAATTGTATCAGGACTTTTGGCGGGTTTAATTCCGGCACAGAACGCTATTAAAATTAAACCCGTAGAAGCATTACGTACAGAATAAAACTATTTGAAAACTGAATATTTCTTATAAAAATGAAAAAAACAAAAACCATAATCATTCTCGCCACAATTGCAGTGCTATTTACAGTTTCTATGTATTGGCTTTATTCAAAAAATATTGAAGATCCAATTGTTTACGAAACACAAACCCCGGCAATGGGCACGGTTGTAAAAAAAACAGTAGCCACCGGAAGTATTGTACCAAAAGAAGAAGTACTTATTAAACCAAATATTTCGGGAATTATAGACGAAATATTTGTAGAAGCTGGCGAAATTGTAAAAGCTGGTGACCTTATTGCTAAAGTAAAAGTGGTGCCCAATGTTTCCTCTTTAAATAGTGCCAAAAACAATATTAATAGTGTACGTACTCAAGTAGAAACTGCGCGACTAGCATTCGAAAATCAAAAAAGCATTTACAACCGCCAAAAGGAATTGTTTGAAAAAGGAGTAATTTCTGCCAATGAATTTGATAATGCCCAACTGTCTTACAATCAAGCCGAACAACGATTAAAGCAGGAGAAGGTAGGGCTTACAGCTGCCAGCCAAAATTACGATATCGTAAAAACCGGAACCACCAGTGGCATGGGTGCATCGGCAAATACCGAAATTCGGGCCACAGTATCTGGAATGGTACTCGACGTTCCCGTTAAAACCGGAAACCAAGTAATTGAGGCAAACAATTTTAACGACGGTACTACCATTGCAACCTTGGCCGACGTAGATAAAATGATTTTTGAAGGGAAAGTAGATGAAAGCGAAGTGGGCAAAATAAAAGAAGGCCTTCCGTTAGAAATAACCGTGGGTGCGCTGCCAGATAATTCATTTAATGCCCAACTGGATTACATTGCGCCAAAAGGAGTGGACGAAAATGGCGCAATCCAATTTGAAATAAAAGGGACGATGAAAAATTTAGATACCACCACTACTTTTATTCGTGCGGGGCTTAGTGCCAATGCTTCTATTATTTTGGCAAAAGCCGAAAACGTATTAACCATTAAAGAAGCACTGGTGCAATTTGATCCAAAAACCCAACAGCCTTTTGTTGAAATTTTGGTTGGCGACCAAAAATTTGAAAGACGAGATATAACATTGGGCGTAAGCGATGGAATAGACGTTGAAGTAAAAAACGGCATTTCTAAAGACGATAAAATCAAGGTATGGAACCAATTGAAACCGGCAACTGCAACTAGTAGCAGAGGCTAGCACATTTTTTTAAGTAGCGAACAAGTTTCAATTAAAAATTAAAATTCTAAAAACTTGTAACGCAACCACAAAGCAAAAGACTTATTCAATAATAGTAAAACGTATGAAGAAGCTAATAATTCCTTTCTTTTTTTTAATACTAAGTGTTTCCTTACACGCACAAACTAAAAAGTGGACCCTTCGAGAATGTGTAAATCACGCCTTGGAGAATAATATTTCGGTAAAACAGAGCGAATTAGATTTAGAAAATAGCGAGATAGATAAAATGGAAGCCATTGGTAATTTTTTACCTTCCATTAACGGAAACGCGAGTGCCTCAAAAAATACCGGTTTAAGTTTAAACCCTACAAACAACCAGCTGGAAAACACAACTTTTGGATCTGCTTCAGGATCAATTAATGTAGGATTAACGCTTTTTGACGGGCTAAGAAATGTGCGCCAATTGCAGCGATCTAAGTTATCGCAACTGGCAGCCCAATACCGTTTAGATAAAATGAAGGACGATATTGCACTTGCAGTAGCAAATTCGTATTTGCAAGTTTTATTGAATAAAGCAAATTTAGAAGTTGCTCAATCACAAAATTTAGTAACCCTGCAGCAATTAGACAGAACAAATGATTTGGTAGATGCCGGAGTGCTTCCGAGGGGAGATCTTTTAGAAATAAAGGCCACGGACGCTGGCGAAAAACAACGAATTGCCGTAGCCGAAAACACAGTAAAAATATCACTAATTAGCTTGGCACAGCTATTATTAATTAAAGATTATGCAAATTTTGACATTGCCGACGAAGAATATAATATTATAGACGGTGGCATTGCAGAAAAGGATGTTTCTGAAATTATAGCTAGCGCAAAGGAAACGCGTTCGGAAGTAAAAATAGCGCAGGAAAACGTGGCTTTGGCCCAAAAGGATTTGCAGATTTCACGCGGGGCATATTATCCAACACTTTCAGCATTTTTTGGCTACAACACCCGGTATGCAGATAACGATCCGCTGGATAGAGAATTTGTTGAACAACTGTATTTAAATGATGGTATTGGTTACGGTTTACAGTTAAATGTGCCTATATTCAACGGTTTTGCAGTTCGAAGCAGCGTAAAGAGAAACAAGATAAATCTAAAAAATACCGAGTACCAACTTGAGCAAGCACAGCTCGATTTAGAATCAAATGTTTATCAAGCATACGTAGATGCTAAAGGAGCATTAAAAGCATATGAGGCGGCTACCGTTGCGCTTGAATCACAAGAACTCGCATATCAGTATGCCAAAGATCGTTACGATGTGGGACTTACAAATGCTTTCGACTTTAGCCAATCAAAATTGCGCTATGACAATGCTAAAATTGAAGAAAACAGAACTAAATTTGAATATATTTTTAAATTGAAGGTTTTGGAGCTATATTTTGGTGTTCCGGCGAGCGAATTAAAATTTTAAATATGAAGAAAAAAACACTCCTTTGGGTTATAATTGGCTTTGCGTTGCTAATTGTACTATTGATTGTGGGAAAAAAAGCGGGCTTGTTTGGCAAAACGGGCGATTTTAAAGAAGTTGAAATCACCCAAATTGCGCCAATAACTATTATTGAAACCGTTGCCGCTACCGGAAAAATTCAACCTGAAGTTGAAGTTGCCCTTTCTTCTGAAGTTTCGGGTGAAATTATTGAACTTCCCGTTAAGGAAGGTCAGACGGTACAAAAAGGCGATCTTTTGGTAAAGATAAACCCCGATCTTATTCAAGCGGCAGTTAGCCAATCTCAAGCTGGTTTGCAAAACGTTCGTGCTCAATTAACACAAGCAGAAGCCAGTGAGCAAAACGCAAAACAAAATTTTGAACGCAACAAAATACTTTTTGAAAAAGGGGTTATTTCTAAAGCCGAGTGGGATAAATCTGTCACCGACTACAATATGGCCAAAGCAAACTCAAAAGCGGCCTACTTTAACGTTCAGAGTGCTTCGGCAAATGTAAAACAGTCTGTAGATAATCTTGCACGAACTACTATTTATGCGCCAATGAGCGGTACTATTTCAAAACTTTCGGTAGAATTGGGCGAACGTGTGGTAGGAACTGCACAAATGGCGGGAACCGAAATTGTTCGTGTTGCAAACCTTCAAAATATGGAGGTTGAAGTTGATGTAAACGAAAACGATATTGTAAAAGTAGCCGTGGGCGACTCTACTATTGTGGAAGTAGATGCGTATTTAAAACGCGAATTTAAAGGAATAGTTAGCGAAATTGCAAACAGTGCCGAAAGTGCATTAACCGCAGATCAGGTTACGAACTTTAAAGTAAAGGTGCGAATTTTGCCCGATTCGTATAAAAACTTAACCGAAGGAAAACCCGAGAGTTATTCGCCGTTTAGACCAGGTATGACCGCTACTGTGGATATTATTACCAATACCAAAAAAAATATTATCGGTGTGCCAATCAGCGCCATCGTAATTAAAACAGATACCACAGATACTAAAAAATCGTACCTGAGTGAAACCACAACCGCCACGGACCAAAAATTTGAAGCCGTTTACCTAAAAGAAGGCGATGAAGCCAAGTTACGCGTCGTAAAAACTGGTATCCAAGACGATTCCAATATTGAAATAATTTCTGGTTTAAAAGAAGGCGAAACAGTTATTATCGGTCCTTACAACACTGTAACAAAACAGCTTAAACAGGGCGATAAAGTAGAAGTTATCGAACCTAAAACAGATAAAAAATAAGACAATGGCTGTAATTCTTTGCCTTGAAACGGCTACCACCAACTGTTCTGTTGCTATTGCAGTTAATGGGGAGGTAAAGGCTATTCGCGAAGAGAACAATAAAAAGTTTTCACACGCCGAAAAGCTTCACGTATTTATTGAAGAAGTTTTAGCAGAAGCCAAAATAGATAAAAACACATTAGACGTTATAGCCGTTAGCAAAGGACCGGGGTCATATACTGGGCTCCGAATTGGCGTTTCGGCTGCAAAAGGACTGTGCTTTGCTTTAGACATTCCGTTGCTTTCAATTTCAACATTAGAAATACTGGCGCGACAAGTAAAACAATCAGATTGCTATATAATTCCGCTATTAGATGCACGACGGATGGAAGTGTATGCCGCGGTATTTAATTCTGAAAAAAAACAAATAAGGGATATAAAGGCTGAAATTGTAAATGAAAATTCTTTTAGTGAATATTTGGAAGAGCGCAAAACCATTTT
This region of Aequorivita marisscotiae genomic DNA includes:
- a CDS encoding ABC transporter permease is translated as MFSLERWQEIFEAIRKNKLRTFLTGLSVASGIFILVILLAIGQGMSNGVAKQFESDATNRISVWTNVTSVEYKGMNPGRRIEIDNRDFDMAVKKNSEKIELKSGVYSRWGQLTTYKKESGSYRIEGVGGDYQFLENATLVAGRYINQIDINAFEKNAVIGNQVYLDLFKGKNAIGEYLDITGIKFKVVGIYTDPGGEREETRIFIPLTTAQRVYNAGDKLRSIAFTLQKHDKYEDALAASEAFSASLEADLKARHTIAPGDTRAVNVNNTLERAKRFYDLNNMIRWFFWGVGICTIIAGVVGVSNIMLIIVKERTKEIGVRKAIGAQPWSIIGMILHESIFVTAIAGFVGLIFSLVLLQIVGPFIETEYIRNPSVDFSVAITTVIILVVAGAVAGFFPAYRAANIKPIDALRDE
- a CDS encoding ABC transporter permease, coding for MSKLFSRDSWAEIIEALSSNWFRTVMTAFGVLWGIFILVILLAAGNGLENGIKQGFNGMATNSMFMWSQTASQPYKGLPKGRRYNFKTDDIAAIKQNVPGLRFVSPRNQLGGFRGSNNVVRGLQTGAFNVYGDYPEIIEQQPMDITSGRFINYSDINEKRKVAIIGSGVQSALYNPGEEVIGSYLKINGVNFMVIGTYKKKGNNGDPEEMQKEIYVPFTSFSQAFNMGDIVGWMAITAQDEFSITELKSQVFDVIKTRHTINPNDDRAIGNFDLYQEFSKITGLFTALNFVAYFVGILVLLSGIIGISNIMLIVVKERTKEIGIRRALGATPWSIRSQILLESIFLTIVSGMAGIVLASGVLWLVNYKLNEMDTSEMMFINPSVNIGVVFIALTILIVSGLLAGLIPAQNAIKIKPVEALRTE
- a CDS encoding efflux RND transporter periplasmic adaptor subunit → MKKTKTIIILATIAVLFTVSMYWLYSKNIEDPIVYETQTPAMGTVVKKTVATGSIVPKEEVLIKPNISGIIDEIFVEAGEIVKAGDLIAKVKVVPNVSSLNSAKNNINSVRTQVETARLAFENQKSIYNRQKELFEKGVISANEFDNAQLSYNQAEQRLKQEKVGLTAASQNYDIVKTGTTSGMGASANTEIRATVSGMVLDVPVKTGNQVIEANNFNDGTTIATLADVDKMIFEGKVDESEVGKIKEGLPLEITVGALPDNSFNAQLDYIAPKGVDENGAIQFEIKGTMKNLDTTTTFIRAGLSANASIILAKAENVLTIKEALVQFDPKTQQPFVEILVGDQKFERRDITLGVSDGIDVEVKNGISKDDKIKVWNQLKPATATSSRG
- a CDS encoding TolC family protein, with translation MKKLIIPFFFLILSVSLHAQTKKWTLRECVNHALENNISVKQSELDLENSEIDKMEAIGNFLPSINGNASASKNTGLSLNPTNNQLENTTFGSASGSINVGLTLFDGLRNVRQLQRSKLSQLAAQYRLDKMKDDIALAVANSYLQVLLNKANLEVAQSQNLVTLQQLDRTNDLVDAGVLPRGDLLEIKATDAGEKQRIAVAENTVKISLISLAQLLLIKDYANFDIADEEYNIIDGGIAEKDVSEIIASAKETRSEVKIAQENVALAQKDLQISRGAYYPTLSAFFGYNTRYADNDPLDREFVEQLYLNDGIGYGLQLNVPIFNGFAVRSSVKRNKINLKNTEYQLEQAQLDLESNVYQAYVDAKGALKAYEAATVALESQELAYQYAKDRYDVGLTNAFDFSQSKLRYDNAKIEENRTKFEYIFKLKVLELYFGVPASELKF
- a CDS encoding efflux RND transporter periplasmic adaptor subunit; this translates as MKKKTLLWVIIGFALLIVLLIVGKKAGLFGKTGDFKEVEITQIAPITIIETVAATGKIQPEVEVALSSEVSGEIIELPVKEGQTVQKGDLLVKINPDLIQAAVSQSQAGLQNVRAQLTQAEASEQNAKQNFERNKILFEKGVISKAEWDKSVTDYNMAKANSKAAYFNVQSASANVKQSVDNLARTTIYAPMSGTISKLSVELGERVVGTAQMAGTEIVRVANLQNMEVEVDVNENDIVKVAVGDSTIVEVDAYLKREFKGIVSEIANSAESALTADQVTNFKVKVRILPDSYKNLTEGKPESYSPFRPGMTATVDIITNTKKNIIGVPISAIVIKTDTTDTKKSYLSETTTATDQKFEAVYLKEGDEAKLRVVKTGIQDDSNIEIISGLKEGETVIIGPYNTVTKQLKQGDKVEVIEPKTDKK
- the tsaB gene encoding tRNA (adenosine(37)-N6)-threonylcarbamoyltransferase complex dimerization subunit type 1 TsaB, with the protein product MAVILCLETATTNCSVAIAVNGEVKAIREENNKKFSHAEKLHVFIEEVLAEAKIDKNTLDVIAVSKGPGSYTGLRIGVSAAKGLCFALDIPLLSISTLEILARQVKQSDCYIIPLLDARRMEVYAAVFNSEKKQIRDIKAEIVNENSFSEYLEERKTIFLGDGATKFKELTSHKNAFFLENNYPSAAGMASLAEAKYKISDTENVAYFEPFYLKEFMLG